The following are encoded in a window of Amphibacillus xylanus NBRC 15112 genomic DNA:
- a CDS encoding UDP-N-acetylmuramoyl-L-alanyl-D-glutamate--2,6-diaminopimelate ligase: protein MKTLNEIASYLSVINQPKFNVNPEIKGIQVNSQKVTESDLFVCISGYTVDGHDFVDQAIKNGAVAIIAEKELNRNDVPVLYVKDTKQTLSLIANYFYDFPSNQLHLIGVTGTNGKTSVTYLLDEIFRCNEESTAVIGTIQMKIGDQVYPIANTTPEPSYLQHSFRKMVEQNIDHCMMEVSSHALELGRVNGCDFDIAVYTNLSQDHLDFHETMDDYLAAKLRLFSHLGNRYQLEQPKFAIINQDDQYANDFINATSQRVITYGIDQEADFTARNIQLTANGTQFTLDTGEQQIDITTPLIGKFNIYNMLAAIATAYISGVSLATIRLALSQSNGVPGRFETVKGDHDFSVIVDFAHTPDSLGNVLTTIRTFATQKIYLVVGCGGDRDRTKRPLMAKVGEDHADYLILTSDNPRTEDPLTIISDMEAGLTGKEYTVEVDRKKAIEYAINLAKSGDVVLIAGKGHETTQTIGKETLPFNDYLVAQEAILNKLQ from the coding sequence ATGAAAACCTTAAATGAAATTGCTAGTTACTTATCAGTCATTAATCAACCTAAATTTAATGTGAATCCAGAAATTAAAGGTATCCAGGTCAATTCTCAAAAAGTAACAGAATCGGATTTGTTTGTCTGTATTAGTGGTTATACTGTTGATGGACATGATTTTGTCGATCAAGCCATTAAAAATGGTGCAGTAGCAATTATTGCTGAGAAAGAACTGAACAGAAATGATGTCCCTGTTTTATATGTTAAAGATACTAAACAAACATTAAGTTTAATAGCAAATTACTTTTATGATTTTCCATCAAATCAACTACACCTTATTGGTGTAACAGGTACAAATGGAAAAACCTCTGTAACGTATTTACTAGATGAGATTTTCAGATGTAACGAAGAAAGTACTGCTGTAATTGGTACAATCCAAATGAAAATCGGTGATCAGGTTTACCCAATTGCAAATACAACACCAGAACCATCATATCTCCAGCATAGCTTTAGAAAAATGGTTGAACAAAATATTGATCACTGTATGATGGAGGTTTCTTCTCACGCCCTTGAACTAGGTCGTGTGAATGGGTGTGACTTCGACATCGCTGTCTATACTAATCTGAGCCAAGATCATTTAGACTTCCATGAAACAATGGACGATTATTTAGCGGCTAAATTACGCTTATTTAGTCATTTAGGCAATCGCTATCAGTTAGAGCAGCCTAAATTTGCTATTATTAATCAAGATGATCAGTATGCAAATGATTTCATTAATGCGACAAGTCAGCGTGTTATTACTTATGGAATTGACCAAGAAGCGGATTTCACCGCTAGAAACATACAACTAACTGCAAATGGAACCCAATTCACACTTGATACAGGTGAACAGCAGATTGACATTACAACACCTTTAATCGGTAAATTTAATATTTATAATATGCTAGCAGCGATTGCGACTGCATATATATCTGGCGTATCATTAGCAACAATTAGACTGGCATTATCACAATCAAATGGTGTCCCTGGTCGCTTTGAAACTGTTAAAGGTGATCATGATTTTAGTGTCATTGTTGATTTTGCTCACACACCAGATTCATTGGGGAATGTATTGACGACAATTCGCACGTTCGCAACTCAAAAAATATATTTAGTAGTTGGTTGTGGAGGAGATCGCGATCGCACGAAGCGACCGTTAATGGCTAAAGTTGGAGAGGATCATGCTGATTATTTAATTTTGACGTCAGATAATCCAAGAACTGAAGATCCACTCACGATTATATCCGATATGGAAGCGGGTTTAACAGGCAAGGAATATACTGTAGAAGTGGATCGTAAAAAAGCGATTGAATATGCGATAAATTTAGCAAAATCCGGTGATGTTGTCTTAATTGCTGGTAAAGGTCATGAGACAACTCAAACGATTGGAAAAGAAACGTTACCATTCAATGATTATCTAGTTGCTCAAGAAGCAATATTAAATAAATTACAGTGA
- a CDS encoding IS110 family RNA-guided transposase, with product MRCVIAFDVSRKSSTMAAYNEQGNCEFEGRLIHSKTGFSNLSKIIKDLSEKNNYTLEFVFEATGVYSAALERFLRENNLVYYSLNPLLAHLNTQSLRRNKTDISDAHQLAKNHFKNDYFQTYREDSYYEQMRTMSRRYDEIMKERIQYKNRLHASLQLSFPDFDTAFINKSKLYYNLVQVFPHPNLILKRSKTVIKNRIKKCTKKNYSLKKLEERAILLIEIAKDSFPAVDETDYSCELVRDYAKKILEMEEEQDEIIQRMTEMSKDRKEYRILRSFPGIKDKLACRIIAELGDLTRFKNNKQLNAYAGIDIVRYQSGNMEYKDRINKRGNSRLRGILYFMIVSMLSAKGKQINHLVDYYYKLKKQPYNKHHKVAVVACMNKFLKVAFHLIQNDLLYDYEKASSQQ from the coding sequence ATGAGATGCGTTATTGCTTTCGACGTTAGTCGAAAGAGTAGTACCATGGCCGCTTACAACGAGCAAGGTAACTGTGAATTTGAAGGGAGGTTAATTCATTCAAAAACGGGATTCTCTAATTTAAGTAAAATCATTAAAGATCTAAGTGAAAAGAATAATTATACCTTAGAATTTGTTTTTGAAGCGACTGGAGTATATTCGGCTGCTTTAGAACGATTCTTACGAGAGAATAATCTCGTTTATTATTCTTTAAATCCTTTATTAGCACACCTTAACACCCAATCTCTAAGAAGAAACAAAACAGATATAAGTGATGCGCATCAACTGGCTAAGAATCATTTTAAAAACGATTATTTCCAAACTTATCGCGAAGATTCTTATTACGAACAGATGCGTACAATGTCACGTCGCTATGATGAGATTATGAAAGAGAGGATTCAGTACAAAAATCGACTACATGCATCATTACAATTATCTTTCCCAGACTTTGATACGGCTTTTATTAACAAATCAAAACTTTATTATAATCTTGTACAAGTATTCCCTCACCCAAACTTGATATTAAAACGATCTAAAACAGTTATTAAAAATCGTATTAAAAAATGCACTAAGAAAAACTATTCATTAAAAAAGTTAGAGGAAAGAGCAATTTTATTGATTGAAATCGCAAAGGATTCATTTCCAGCAGTTGATGAAACAGACTATTCTTGTGAGTTAGTAAGGGATTATGCCAAGAAAATATTAGAGATGGAGGAAGAGCAAGATGAAATCATTCAAAGAATGACAGAAATGTCAAAAGACCGTAAAGAATACAGGATCCTTCGGTCATTTCCCGGAATAAAAGATAAATTAGCCTGTAGAATCATAGCTGAACTAGGGGATTTAACACGTTTTAAAAATAATAAACAACTAAATGCATACGCCGGTATAGATATCGTAAGATATCAGTCTGGAAATATGGAGTATAAAGATCGTATAAATAAACGCGGTAATAGTAGACTGCGTGGTATTTTGTATTTTATGATTGTCTCAATGCTTTCTGCTAAAGGAAAACAAATAAATCATTTAGTTGATTATTATTATAAATTAAAAAAACAACCCTATAATAAGCATCATAAGGTTGCAGTAGTCGCTTGTATGAATAAATTCTTGAAAGTCGCATTTCATCTTATTCAAAACGACCTATTGTATGATTATGAGAAAGCTTCAAGCCAACAATAA
- the spoVE gene encoding stage V sporulation protein E has product MRKQQLADWKLVIVICLLVTMGILMVYSASSIWANYKFDDPLYFGKRQFLFATIGLIAMFVVSHIPYHTWRKYSKHILITCIVLLVLVLIPGIGLVRGGARSWIGVGAFSIQPAEFIKLGLLIFLSDRVAERQKEITSFKKGLGPLLLLIFFCFGLIMLQPDLGTGLILVGSCIILLFIAGAQIKHFVFLAILGLAGLTGLIASAPYRINRITAFINPWDDPLGNGFQIIQSLYAIGPGGLFGLGYGNSLQKYFYLPEPHNDFIFSIIAEELGFIGATIILLLFLYLLWKGVQIGINAPDKFGSLLSIGIVLQVSLQVIINISVVIGLIPVTGITLPFLSYGGSSLTLTLAAMGIVLNISRYGQY; this is encoded by the coding sequence ATGAGAAAACAACAACTTGCTGATTGGAAGCTTGTCATTGTAATTTGTTTGCTAGTAACAATGGGGATTTTAATGGTTTATAGTGCATCAAGTATTTGGGCGAACTACAAATTTGATGACCCATTGTATTTTGGGAAACGACAGTTTTTATTTGCTACAATTGGATTGATTGCCATGTTTGTTGTTAGTCATATTCCCTATCATACGTGGCGTAAATATTCAAAGCATATTTTGATTACGTGTATTGTACTATTGGTGCTTGTCCTCATTCCTGGTATCGGTTTAGTTAGAGGTGGTGCTAGGAGCTGGATTGGGGTGGGCGCATTTAGTATTCAGCCTGCTGAGTTTATTAAACTTGGTTTATTAATCTTCTTGTCTGATCGAGTGGCAGAACGACAAAAAGAAATTACATCCTTTAAAAAGGGACTTGGACCATTATTGCTTTTAATCTTTTTTTGCTTTGGTTTAATTATGTTACAACCAGACTTAGGGACTGGATTAATACTAGTTGGTTCATGTATTATTTTATTATTTATCGCAGGTGCGCAAATAAAGCATTTTGTTTTCTTGGCAATTTTGGGACTAGCAGGGTTAACGGGCTTAATCGCATCGGCACCATATCGAATTAATCGAATTACTGCTTTTATTAATCCGTGGGATGATCCTTTAGGTAATGGATTCCAAATCATTCAGTCATTATATGCGATCGGCCCTGGTGGGTTATTTGGTTTAGGATACGGTAATAGTTTACAAAAGTACTTTTACTTACCTGAACCCCACAATGATTTTATTTTTTCAATTATTGCTGAAGAATTAGGCTTTATTGGCGCAACAATTATATTGTTACTATTCTTATATTTATTGTGGAAAGGTGTCCAAATTGGCATTAATGCACCTGATAAGTTTGGCTCACTGCTATCAATAGGTATTGTCCTACAAGTGAGTCTTCAAGTGATTATTAATATTAGCGTCGTGATTGGATTAATTCCTGTAACAGGTATTACATTACCATTTTTAAGTTATGGAGGCTCATCGCTAACATTAACATTAGCTGCAATGGGCATTGTATTAAATATTAGTCGCTATGGACAATATTAA
- the murD gene encoding UDP-N-acetylmuramoyl-L-alanine--D-glutamate ligase, translating to MRQLNNFPYKNVLVLGLAKSGIATCQVLLRNGLNVTANDLKADLSNPELIKLKEQGVQITVGEHPLSLLDGIDLVIKSPGIPYHNELISNALDRNIPVRTEIELLSYLISQPVIGITGSNGKTTTTMLIDDILSNSKMKSRVAGNIGTVAVEVAEQLQEDETLVLELSSFQLMGIDHFSPKVSVLLNLFEAHLDYHGDFNNYQEAKAMIFNQQTEADYLVYNADDPRVCQLIQSAKATLVPFSIKDKQLEGAWVDEQYVYFKDQQIIKLTDIRLVGEHNLANCLASIAASLLVGANLEGINQTLTTFAGVRHRLQFVTERNGRQFYNDSKATNILATSKALASFKQPTMLIAGGLDRGNAFDDLVPFLTNVKGMFLYGETASKLAEAAHKAGVEIIEQAETLDQMVHAAYAASENGDVILLSPACASWDQFKTFEERGDMFIELVHTL from the coding sequence ATGAGACAGTTAAATAATTTCCCATATAAAAATGTATTAGTATTAGGGTTGGCTAAAAGTGGTATTGCAACGTGTCAGGTACTTTTACGTAATGGACTAAATGTGACTGCGAATGATTTAAAAGCTGATTTGTCCAATCCCGAATTGATAAAGCTCAAAGAACAGGGTGTTCAAATCACTGTCGGTGAACACCCACTATCTTTATTAGATGGCATTGATTTAGTCATTAAAAGCCCTGGAATACCATATCATAATGAATTAATCTCAAACGCTCTAGATAGAAATATTCCAGTAAGAACAGAAATAGAGCTTTTGAGTTACTTAATCTCACAACCAGTGATTGGCATTACTGGCTCTAACGGAAAGACAACGACAACAATGTTAATCGATGATATCTTATCAAATAGTAAGATGAAATCGAGAGTTGCTGGTAATATTGGTACAGTAGCTGTCGAAGTTGCCGAGCAGCTTCAAGAAGATGAAACATTAGTATTAGAGTTATCTTCATTTCAATTAATGGGGATTGACCATTTCAGTCCGAAAGTATCTGTACTACTGAATTTATTTGAAGCCCATTTAGATTATCACGGTGACTTTAATAACTATCAAGAGGCTAAAGCGATGATCTTTAATCAGCAAACAGAAGCTGATTATTTAGTGTATAACGCTGATGACCCAAGAGTGTGTCAACTGATTCAATCGGCTAAGGCGACCTTAGTTCCGTTTAGTATCAAAGACAAACAGTTAGAGGGAGCTTGGGTAGACGAGCAGTATGTTTACTTTAAAGATCAACAGATTATTAAATTAACAGATATCCGTTTAGTCGGTGAACACAATTTAGCCAACTGTTTAGCTAGTATTGCTGCATCTCTACTAGTTGGTGCGAATCTTGAGGGAATTAATCAGACGTTAACAACATTCGCTGGTGTTAGGCATCGATTACAATTTGTTACTGAAAGAAACGGACGACAATTTTATAACGATTCAAAAGCAACAAATATATTAGCAACTTCAAAAGCATTGGCTTCATTCAAACAACCTACAATGCTTATTGCTGGTGGTTTGGATCGAGGTAATGCTTTTGATGATTTGGTCCCGTTTTTAACGAATGTTAAAGGCATGTTTTTGTATGGTGAAACTGCAAGCAAATTAGCTGAGGCGGCTCATAAAGCCGGAGTTGAGATAATAGAACAAGCAGAAACCCTTGATCAAATGGTTCATGCTGCGTATGCTGCATCAGAAAATGGTGACGTGATTTTACTCTCCCCAGCATGTGCGAGCTGGGACCAGTTTAAAACTTTTGAAGAACGTGGCGACATGTTTATTGAGCTTGTGCATACACTTTAA
- the mraY gene encoding phospho-N-acetylmuramoyl-pentapeptide-transferase — MNENFLVFTIGIAFLITVLASPIFIPFLKRLKFGQSIREEGPKSHQKKSGTPTMGGIVIILSTVLTSLFVLNYFLDDLFTVETTLILLVLLGYGLIGFIDDFIIVVLKRNLGLTSKQKLFGQLAIAILFYLILRTQDISTALAIPGTNFELELGFLYPIFVVFMMVGTSNAVNLTDGLDGLVSGNAVIAFGAFGILAASVVPQFEVAVFSLAIVGALLGFLMFNAHPAKVFMGDTGSLALGGALAAIAIILQLEILLVIIGGVFVAETLSVMIQVVSFKTRGKRVFLMSPLHHHFELKGWSEWKVVMTFWLTGFILAALGLFLEVWL, encoded by the coding sequence ATGAATGAGAATTTTTTAGTTTTTACAATTGGGATTGCATTTTTAATCACCGTCCTTGCTTCACCAATCTTTATTCCATTTTTGAAACGATTGAAATTTGGTCAAAGTATTCGTGAAGAAGGCCCTAAATCTCACCAGAAAAAATCTGGAACGCCAACAATGGGTGGGATCGTCATTATTTTAAGCACTGTACTAACTTCATTGTTTGTACTAAATTATTTTCTTGACGATCTATTTACAGTCGAAACAACTTTAATTTTACTCGTCTTGTTAGGATATGGATTAATCGGCTTTATTGATGATTTTATCATCGTTGTTCTAAAAAGAAATTTAGGACTAACATCAAAACAAAAGTTATTCGGTCAATTGGCGATTGCGATTTTATTCTATTTAATTTTGCGAACGCAAGATATTTCAACTGCTTTAGCAATTCCAGGAACAAATTTTGAATTAGAATTAGGTTTTCTTTACCCAATTTTCGTCGTATTCATGATGGTTGGAACATCTAATGCGGTTAATTTAACAGATGGTTTAGATGGACTAGTGTCAGGAAATGCTGTCATTGCTTTTGGTGCTTTTGGTATTTTAGCAGCTTCAGTAGTCCCGCAATTCGAAGTAGCTGTTTTTTCATTGGCAATCGTTGGAGCATTGTTAGGATTTCTAATGTTTAATGCTCACCCTGCAAAAGTATTCATGGGAGATACAGGCTCACTAGCATTAGGTGGTGCTTTAGCAGCTATCGCGATCATTCTTCAATTAGAAATTTTACTTGTCATTATTGGTGGTGTTTTCGTTGCTGAAACTTTATCTGTGATGATCCAAGTTGTTTCATTTAAAACACGTGGAAAACGAGTTTTCTTAATGAGTCCTTTACATCATCATTTTGAATTAAAAGGCTGGTCCGAATGGAAAGTCGTCATGACATTTTGGTTAACGGGCTTTATCTTAGCTGCATTGGGACTATTCTTAGAGGTGTGGCTATAA
- a CDS encoding UDP-N-acetylmuramoyl-tripeptide--D-alanyl-D-alanine ligase: MPFEKIIEQLPHKLDGDWVNVTGIEGVGTDTRQSLEDKLFIPLVGESFDGHDFIDTAVKQGAKAALWQESYPRPKGIDPSFPLIRVADTLIGLQELARIYLRFVNPKVVAITGSNGKTTTKDLVYAISRHYFKSHCTKGNFNNHIGLPLTVLAMPEATEVLILEMGMNHFGEIEDLTKIAQPDIAIITNIGESHIEHLGSREGIAKAKLEVTSQFKTKGLLIYDGDEPLLAREYPFEAKSVGFNRSNDYSISQFKLLEHETEFVINDYSHCFTVPLLGKHQAKNATYSFVVGLSLGLTVEQIQKGLEQIEVTQMRFEKQTGKNGVTIINDAYNASPTSMKVTIETLAQLEGYHEKVLVLGDMFELGENAASYHKQVGQIIPPEINCLYTIGENAKNISQATSIPSQHFDSVDELIKQLEAKQREGTVILFKASRGMRLEKIVDALLQDN; this comes from the coding sequence GTGCCATTTGAAAAGATAATTGAACAACTCCCGCATAAGCTTGACGGAGATTGGGTAAATGTTACCGGAATTGAAGGGGTTGGAACAGATACACGTCAGTCACTCGAGGATAAATTGTTTATCCCATTAGTAGGAGAAAGTTTTGACGGGCATGACTTTATTGATACAGCAGTCAAACAAGGTGCGAAGGCAGCACTGTGGCAGGAAAGTTATCCGCGACCGAAAGGAATTGATCCTAGCTTCCCGTTAATTCGAGTTGCAGACACATTAATTGGATTACAAGAGTTAGCTAGAATTTATTTGAGATTTGTTAATCCTAAAGTAGTCGCTATAACAGGATCTAATGGTAAAACAACAACAAAAGATTTAGTATATGCGATTTCTCGCCATTACTTTAAATCTCACTGTACAAAAGGTAACTTTAATAATCATATCGGTTTACCTTTAACAGTATTAGCGATGCCGGAAGCTACTGAAGTCCTTATTTTAGAGATGGGTATGAATCATTTCGGTGAGATCGAGGATTTAACGAAGATTGCTCAACCAGACATCGCGATTATTACAAATATCGGTGAATCCCATATTGAACATCTTGGATCTAGAGAAGGGATTGCCAAAGCTAAATTAGAAGTTACTTCTCAATTTAAGACTAAGGGTCTGTTAATTTATGATGGCGACGAGCCACTATTAGCTCGCGAGTATCCATTTGAAGCGAAGTCAGTTGGGTTTAATAGATCAAATGACTATTCTATTAGTCAATTTAAACTATTGGAACATGAAACTGAGTTTGTGATCAATGATTATAGTCATTGCTTTACCGTTCCATTACTAGGAAAACACCAAGCGAAAAACGCAACCTATAGCTTTGTTGTTGGTCTTTCACTCGGTTTAACTGTTGAACAAATCCAAAAAGGCTTAGAACAAATTGAAGTGACACAGATGCGATTTGAGAAACAGACAGGGAAAAACGGTGTCACAATTATAAATGACGCCTATAATGCTTCCCCGACATCAATGAAAGTGACAATTGAAACGTTAGCACAATTAGAAGGCTATCATGAAAAAGTACTTGTTTTAGGGGATATGTTTGAGTTAGGTGAAAATGCTGCTAGTTATCACAAGCAAGTTGGTCAAATAATACCACCTGAAATTAATTGTCTATATACAATTGGTGAAAATGCAAAGAACATCAGTCAAGCTACGTCTATTCCGTCACAGCATTTTGACTCAGTTGATGAACTTATTAAACAATTAGAAGCAAAACAAAGAGAAGGAACAGTTATTCTTTTTAAAGCATCAAGAGGAATGAGACTAGAAAAAATTGTTGATGCACTATTACAGGATAATTAA
- a CDS encoding ABC transporter ATP-binding protein/permease — translation MGKLQLVNIEKSYKTGNSSIKVLKGISLEFRESEFVSILGPSGSGKTTLLNIIGGLDQYDAGDLVINNLSTKHFKDRDWDAYRNRSIGFVFQNYNLISHQSVLQNVEIAMTLSGVSNSERKARAKEALADVGLSDHIHKKPNQLSGGQMQRVAIARALVNNPDIILADEPTGALDSKTSTQVMNILREIAKKRLVIMVTHNEEIANEYSSRIIRFLDGEIQSDSDPIEKKDSASINQPRTPKKRDKTSMSLFTALSLSFKNLLTKKGRTILTSFAGSIGIIGVALVLALSSGLSNQLDVMQSDTLANFPIMIDTNEQFVDFSELGPPGSEKSNSKYEEFPEDTTIYAYDYSESFIMHKNVFTDDFLSYVENIENELPEAVNNISFTRGVGVNLLAEGTDGVVKFETMSQNSMMGGFSGPSMGFSHWYEMPKDHQFILELYDLIGENSRLPEAENEIAIVVDEYNRLSTLFLEKLALTEEEYDVTDFVGKTMLKLLPNDVYYTEAENGLFTPANPIEYRTLYDEADGLDLVVTGILRVKEDAATSYFSEGFIYTQELTERIIAEAQGSKITQAQKDSDINVLTNTPFQSDEMKEQLLIHLGATTTPIGINIYPVDFEGKDAIKEYLDQYNDGLDEEEQIVYNDLAEMVGDIMTDMINTVTYVLVGFAAISLIVSTIMIGIITYVSVIERTKEIGILRSVGARKKDISRVFNAETIIVGFISGSLGILISYLLIIPINRLIYQLTEIENVASLSATAAIILILGSMALTLIAGVIPSRMAAKKDPVVALRTE, via the coding sequence TTGGGAAAATTGCAATTAGTCAATATTGAGAAGTCTTACAAGACAGGAAATAGTTCAATTAAAGTCCTAAAAGGAATTTCGTTAGAATTTAGAGAAAGTGAATTTGTATCGATTCTAGGTCCTTCAGGATCTGGTAAAACAACTTTACTAAATATTATTGGTGGGCTCGACCAATACGATGCGGGTGATCTTGTCATCAATAATCTTTCAACGAAGCACTTTAAAGATCGAGACTGGGATGCATACCGTAACCGTTCAATTGGTTTCGTATTCCAAAACTATAATTTAATTAGCCATCAATCAGTGCTTCAAAACGTTGAAATAGCTATGACACTTTCTGGTGTATCAAATAGTGAGCGAAAAGCTCGCGCAAAAGAAGCCCTAGCTGATGTTGGCTTATCAGATCATATTCATAAGAAGCCGAATCAATTATCAGGAGGACAGATGCAGCGTGTTGCCATTGCGCGAGCATTAGTTAATAATCCTGACATCATTTTAGCTGATGAGCCAACTGGCGCCCTAGATTCAAAAACAAGTACACAGGTTATGAATATATTACGTGAAATCGCCAAGAAACGATTAGTCATAATGGTTACGCATAATGAGGAAATTGCTAATGAATATAGCTCGAGAATTATTCGCTTTTTAGACGGTGAAATTCAATCAGATAGTGATCCAATCGAGAAGAAAGATTCAGCGAGTATTAATCAACCAAGGACTCCAAAGAAACGTGATAAAACATCGATGTCATTATTTACTGCATTATCACTATCATTTAAAAACCTATTAACGAAAAAAGGTCGAACGATTTTAACATCATTTGCCGGAAGTATTGGGATTATCGGTGTAGCACTTGTACTAGCTCTATCTAGTGGTTTATCTAACCAGCTGGATGTGATGCAAAGTGATACGTTAGCTAACTTCCCGATTATGATCGACACAAATGAACAATTTGTTGATTTTTCAGAATTAGGACCTCCAGGATCAGAGAAAAGCAATAGCAAATATGAAGAGTTCCCTGAGGACACAACGATCTATGCATATGATTATTCAGAATCATTTATTATGCATAAAAATGTTTTCACTGATGACTTTTTAAGTTATGTAGAGAATATCGAAAATGAATTACCTGAAGCAGTTAATAATATTAGTTTTACACGTGGCGTCGGAGTGAATTTATTAGCAGAAGGAACTGATGGAGTAGTTAAATTCGAAACAATGTCACAAAATTCAATGATGGGTGGTTTCTCTGGACCATCTATGGGGTTCAGTCATTGGTATGAGATGCCAAAAGATCATCAATTTATTTTGGAGTTGTATGATCTGATCGGTGAGAATAGTCGCTTACCTGAAGCTGAGAATGAAATTGCAATCGTCGTTGATGAATATAATCGATTAAGCACATTATTTTTAGAAAAGTTAGCACTTACAGAAGAAGAATATGATGTAACCGATTTTGTCGGTAAAACAATGCTGAAGTTATTACCAAATGATGTGTATTATACTGAGGCTGAGAATGGTCTCTTTACACCTGCAAATCCAATTGAATATCGAACACTGTATGATGAAGCAGATGGTTTAGATTTAGTCGTTACGGGGATTTTACGTGTGAAAGAAGATGCAGCAACAAGTTATTTCTCAGAAGGTTTTATCTATACACAGGAATTAACTGAACGAATTATTGCTGAAGCACAAGGATCGAAAATTACACAAGCACAAAAAGATTCAGATATAAATGTATTAACAAATACACCATTCCAATCAGACGAAATGAAGGAGCAACTATTAATTCATCTAGGTGCTACTACAACACCAATCGGGATTAATATATATCCAGTTGACTTTGAAGGAAAAGATGCAATTAAAGAGTATTTGGATCAATATAATGACGGTTTGGATGAAGAAGAACAAATTGTCTACAATGATTTAGCAGAAATGGTAGGAGACATTATGACAGATATGATTAATACTGTCACATATGTACTTGTAGGATTTGCTGCAATTTCATTAATTGTTTCAACAATTATGATTGGGATTATTACTTATGTTTCAGTTATTGAACGAACGAAGGAAATTGGTATTCTTAGAAGTGTTGGAGCACGCAAAAAAGACATTTCAAGAGTATTTAATGCCGAAACAATTATTGTTGGATTTATTTCTGGTTCATTAGGTATATTGATTTCATACCTGTTAATTATTCCAATTAACAGATTGATATATCAGTTAACGGAAATTGAAAATGTAGCAAGCTTATCTGCGACAGCTGCGATTATATTAATTTTAGGAAGCATGGCACTGACATTAATTGCAGGTGTCATTCCATCAAGAATGGCAGCTAAAAAAGACCCAGTTGTAGCATTACGAACTGAATAA